One Sulfitobacter sp. M39 genomic window, GACCAAGCGATGTCGCCAGACCAAAGAGCGTTGCAAATACGGCGAGAATGTCGATCACGTGACCGGGCCAGCCCCAGACGCGTTCCCCCAGGATCGGGTAAAAGGCAGAGCGGATGGTTAGGGGAAGACCCTTGTTATAGCTGAACAGCGCCAGCGCCAGACCAACAACGGCATAGATCGCCCAAGGGTGCAGGCCCCAGTGGTAGATCGTGGCCGCCATCCCCAGACGAACCGCTTCGGCTTGATCGCCCGCGGCCGCGCCCAAAGGTGCCCAATCGGTGCGCAGACCGTCTTCGCCAACAGCAGTGCCACCCATGGAGCTCGAGAAATGCGATAGCGGTTCAGAGACGCCATAGAACATCAGACCGATGCCCATGCCCGCCGCGAACAGCATCGAGAACCATCCAAGGTAGGTATAGTCAGGGCTTGCTTCGGCCCCGCCAAGGCGCACACGGCCCAAAGGCGTGATGATCAGCAGCAGGCAGAACAGCACAAAGATGTTGCCGGCAGAGATAAAGAACCAGTCAAAGCCCTTTGTCACCGACGAGAACAGCCATGTGAATAGCGCGCCAGAGTGTTCGGGCAGCGCGAGGGTGTAGAATACAAAGGCAACAATACACACACCCGAGATCGCGAAGACCGGGTTGTGAATGTCGAAGCCGAAGGGCCCCACGCTGCCTTCTTTGTTGTCTTGGCCGATCTCGTAATCCGTGTCGATTACGGCAGCGGCCCCGTCGGGTGTCGGGATACCCGGCGACGTTTCATCTGTCATTAGATGCTCTCCATTTTATGTATTTGCGACTAATCATAGCGCAACTCCGACAAAACGACCACCGCTGCGCGGGAATTAAGTAAATGAATATCATGGCTTAGCCCCCGGAAGCGGGCTTGACGCCCCGTTTGCGGGGCGCGGGCTATGCGTTTTTTCCGTGGTTTACCGCGAATCCCCTCTTTGGATTCGGGTGAAACACCGGGGCGGATCCGCGTGCCGCACTGCCCAAGCCCGTCTGAACGGAGGGGGCAACCGCACCGCGGGATAGCGCCCTATCCCAAAAGATATGCCGCCCTATCCGTCCATGGCTCCGACCCACCTGCTTGCGCAAATGAAAGCGCGGGCGTCTGCGGTCACCATGGTCCCATGACAAATTTTTTCATCATGGGGGATGATATGAAAGTTACTTGCACACTACCAATTATCGCAACCGCGGCACTTCTGGCCGCTACCACTGTCAGCGCCGAAGGGTTCAGCCTGTCCGGTGCGCGCTCTGCCATGCAAAGCGACATCTCGTTCAACGTTATGCAATCCGCAGGGCAGGGGCAGATCAAGCTGCGCCATAAGGTCCAGCCCAAAGCGCAGGTCCGGTCCAAGACCGTGAGCAGCCGCAGCCGGTCCTTCCAAGAGCTAAGCGGGGTCAGCACTGCCGCGGACCTCAAAAGCCTCATCGCTTGGGCCGAGGCGGGTCCGAAGGGCTATGACGCCGTGCAATACGGGGCCAAACGGCTGCCGCCACAGCGTCCGACACAAATGACCATCGGAGAGATCTACCGCTGGATCGACCGCACGCCGGGCCAACCGCATGCCATCGGTCGATACCAGTTCATTCCATCCACGCTGCGCAGTCTGGTGCGACAGGCGGGCCTGAGCAAGAATGACCGCTTTACCTCGGCGGTGCAGGACGGGCTGGCAGATATCCTTTTGGTCGATGCGGGGTTTAATGCGTTCAAGAAGGGCAAGATCAGCCGCCACCGCTTTATGGAAAACCTCGCACGTATCTGGGCCGGTTTCCCGACCTCTAACGGGCGGTCCTATTATCACGGCTATGCAGGCAACAAGGCTGTCATCTCGTGGAACGAGTTCGACGCCGTGATGAAGAAGATTTTCGCAACCAAACGCGGCTGATCCCCGCGTTAGGGCTTGTTCCGGGCGGACAGCCGTGGCCCAATGGCCGGGTCTGGTGTCCGCCTCGCGGAAGAATCGGGAAGCTGGTGAAACTCCGGCACGTGCCCAACGCTGTAATGGGGATGGTTTGCGCATAGGCCACTGGAATATTCCGGGAAGGCGCGCGGACCAAACGACCCTAAGTCAGAAGACCGGCCAGACAGTACAGCTTGCCCCGCATGGACAGCGGGATTGGCGCATAAACGTATTGTTGGGGACTGAACAATGCCGATACCCTCTGCGCTGGCACCCGCTGCGCCTTTTTCAGATGCTGAACGCGACGCCGTCTACAAGGCGATCTTTACCCGCCGCGATGTACGCGATCAGTTTTTACCCGATCCAGTGGCCGAGGATGTGTTACACCGCATACTAACCGCCGCGCATCACGCACCGTCCGTCGGGTTGTCACAGCCGTGGAACTTCATCGTCATCCGGGATCAGGCCGCACGCGATCAGGTCTGGCACGCCTTCAACCGCGCCAACGAGGAAGCCGCCCAGATGTTCGAGGGCGACCGCCAGACAACCTATAGGTCGCTAAAGCTCGAAGGCATCCGCAAGGCACCGGTCAATATCTGCGTGACCTGTGACCGCAGCCGTGGCGGCAAGGTCGTGCTGGGGCGCACCCATAATCAAAGCATGGATCTTTATAGCACGGTCTGCGCGATCCAGAACCTCTGGCTTGCCGCCCGCGCCGAGGGCATCGGGCTGGGCTGGGTCAGCGTGTTCCGCGATGCCGATCTGCGTGACCTGCTGAAGATCCCCGACCGGATAGAAATCGTCGGCTACCTGTGTTTGGGCCACGTGGACGAGCTTTACCAGACGCCCGAACTTGAGGTGAAAGGCTGGAGCAAACGGCTCCCCGTGGACGAGATGATCTTTGACGGCACGTGGCAGGGCGATCCTTAGGCGGTTCCTCGTCGTTCGCGACGTCACCTCCCGCAGTGCGGGTATTTTGTATCATCAGCGGAACCATGCCGGTTCCCTGACGTTGCCTTTGTGAAGCCGACGCATA contains:
- the bluB gene encoding 5,6-dimethylbenzimidazole synthase; amino-acid sequence: MPIPSALAPAAPFSDAERDAVYKAIFTRRDVRDQFLPDPVAEDVLHRILTAAHHAPSVGLSQPWNFIVIRDQAARDQVWHAFNRANEEAAQMFEGDRQTTYRSLKLEGIRKAPVNICVTCDRSRGGKVVLGRTHNQSMDLYSTVCAIQNLWLAARAEGIGLGWVSVFRDADLRDLLKIPDRIEIVGYLCLGHVDELYQTPELEVKGWSKRLPVDEMIFDGTWQGDP